tATTTTTTAGGAGGTTTGACtctcctctttttcttctttgattttcaccattctttttttttttctaattcgTGGCGAAAATTTCCGTTGATGCTCGTCTATCGATGATTGAAGTAGAAAGACTAGGACGAATATGTTCTTACTCTAGTGATGTTCAAAgcaatgatttttttcttgctttaatttttttagtggtGTTCAAAGGAACGatattttcttacttttttttctttttatttttttctattttctttttctaactCATGAAATGGTAACATATGTTTCTTTTATGTACTCCATGAACACCAcaaaattatggagtatttttttttatgtatatatgtcCAATTACTATGCTGTCTGAAAGATTCTCAACTCATGAAATAGTAAGCTTTAGTTTAGTTGGAAATAGTAACTTCTTTCAAAAGAGTAAATGTTCCCCATTTGCCACCAAGGTTAGTATTTATGACGCAGGTgaaaatcattaatttcaagaatttgttAGTTTTCTAATGAATTTCATAGATATTGTTTCCTAAAAAGAATTAGTATATATTGTAATTATGATAGCATGTTTCTTGCTTTTCACTACGTTCTtctttctataaatattttttttagtctgttccataaaaatagtttattttatttttggttctTATAAAGTGGGTTCTattatccactaacaataattcaatcacttttttttctacgtttttcatattttatcaatttcacattaaaattcgtattgTCCtcaaagtttctatttttatagaatggaaggagtatatgATATGCTAGGATTTTATGCTATTTctaatataatgaaatttgacTCTAGCCTTAGTGTaaattgatactccctccgtccaccattagaagtctcattcatgggcgacacgggttttaagaaatgttaagaaaagtgggtggaaaaaagttagtggaataggggtctcacttgtatatattagttttaaatgaaatatgagtgaaatgagttagtgaaaggtgtgaccctattaccatttatggtaaaagtgaaccgggactcttatttgcggacggactaaaatggaaaaacggactcctattcgcggacggtgGGAgtactttcttatttttgtacACTTACTTTCTCAGAATCTCAATCCATTTCTTTATGAAAGATGGTAAACGGATATGACAGTTGAAAATGGTTTCAAGTGGGATTGGCCATTCTCACTTCTAGTGTACGAGTAacgaaaaattattatatttgggCTTTTTGAGCTGGTGTCAACGCCCAGCGATTTTGCCCGCATGATTCGACCCCATAGTGAATGTTTCCTATATTCGCCATTGGTGCGATAATCtctattcaattttatcttataTGACAATCTTCTTTATCGTAAATTGAAACTCTCATAGTTTTTAATACTTCTCgttatctcttttttttttctccacgTAAAATAGGTTTTATATCTTAACGAAAAGATATTGTGTGATGCACTGACAAATTGAGGTGGACTCACATGGGTCGGCCAATCATACTATTGGCATATGAGTATCGTAAAATTCTATTAAATTCGAGATTCAAGCTGACGTCAACACAATGTGGGGTAACTTTGCCTTGCGCAATCACATTCCATTCGGTGCCGTGCGACATCACAATAAACATTTCCTAGATTTATCGTTAGCGTGATGAGCTatactcaattttattttatacgaAAACCTTcttttattgttaattgaaATTCTATTACTTTTCTATACGTACTTCCCATTATCTCTTTTTTTCCCACAAAAATTAggtattttctttattataaatatattgtgcGATGCACCTTCGGGTGGGGGTGGGCTCACATTGGGTGTGCCAATCCCACTGTTGGCCCACGGGTATTGATAAATTCTACTATCAAATTCGGGCTTTTGTAGCTAGCTGGCGATGATCCAATGTGAGACTACTATATCCCGCAAAATTacgtttttattttatgcgACAACAAGATAAACGCTCCAAGATTCGTCGCTGATGCAATTATCTCTCttcaacttttattttttattttacacgGCAACTACTCTTTAACAGTGAAATTGTTGAGTAACATGTTATGCATAGGAACTTTCATAAAAGATTAATAGATTTTTCTTATGAATATTAGTAGAGCTTATGATTCATGTAACGTGACAGAATGTCTCGAAATCAGTTTTCCATCTTTTAAggtatcataaaaaaataagcaaTAATTACAGGTGTGAAATTGAAAACACAGTACCCGAAAAGAATGCCTGGGCATTTTTATAGATCAGTTAATTGTTAGTAATTTTGTAGTAATAATTTCCTTTGGGGAACAAGTATGTAGGCACACTTATAATTTGCATATTGCCCCTtcattttacttctatttaattttctcaCCCATAGAATAGGTTATataatcttcaaaattattttttgatataattgttatataaatcattttttttctgaatttcaTAACTTTTGAAATTGGAGTAAAAGTTATAggagtagtttttaattttcgcAAATGTCACTtaatgatcaaaataaaatctaaagtGACAGACGTATCGTTTTGAATAAATCAGTGTCGTTCTATGCAAtacttcaaataaaatgacttcGATTTGTTCAAAACAAACACTAGTTTGTCAAAAATAATGTCGTTTTGATTGTCacaacatatttaattttgttatactataattaaacaatgaaaaattttgattttatattacaCTTTAGTTTTTAAAGTTATAAGATTGTCCGAAGTAATGATAATTATGTCgtaagtatttttatttaatcacaaatcttgctcaaataaataaatatactcaactattgtaaataaaaatattagtggtaaaaaatgaatgtttgtTGGTGAATGGTGATGGTGTTGGTAGAAGTAGAAGTAGAGAGGAGTGGGTGAATCACGAGATGGTGGAATGTGTGAGAGAATCAGAAAAGGACGACTTACATAATTCGTAATTTTCCGCATGTGGAATCTCTTCTGAACTCTTTTACTGAATTCTCTGACATCTAAGACCTATCTCTCTCCCATTCCCCTCAATTATTcctactttttccttttttttttacctccCAATTAACCTCAAATTCCATTTTATGTAAATTccattttactccctccgttccagaTAATTCGACTCAATATTCCATTTCGGACCGTCCcatttaatttgtctcatttcacttttaccatttttggtagtagacctcatattctactaactcattcctactcacactaaattataaaactaatactttaaaagtaggacccacatcccaccaatcttttcaactcactttccattagattttttaaaactaatgcCGGGTCAAaatgtcccaaattatctgggacggaggaattatttaatatagaaatatagaaTCAACTTCAATGTAATGTAGTGGAAGTGGTAGTGGTGATAGTAATAGTACTCTTAGTTCgaaaaagtaataaattcatttttatatgagatttaataaaattatactccatttatctAGGTGACTgtaatttttcatgaattttgtgattgttttaaagttatgagaCCAACTAGAATAGTTATCAGACATCctgattttttaatacaatccattataagttttaaaaaagagagaaatgattaaataaagtGAAACAACTCAGAATAAAATACGGCTCATGTTATATGAGACAAATGAAGTATTTTAAGATTAGCAGCAAAAATTAGGGATGCAAGGAGTGATCGCTCCCAACCCGCCAGAAGAACCTAATTTCTCCTCAGGTACATCGGGTGATTGTGATTGCTTTACCAATTTGTAGAAATTGTGTTcttcttaaataaaaacataaacaaaatagtTTTGAGACTGAGACtggaaaattacaattatattatgtaaaattaaaaaaacacttAACCCTCTTCATTGGTTTGATTTAGACTACAAGCCATTTATCTGTAATAAAAAGAGTTTCTCAAAACACTGTCTTGTATCCATCACCTATTGAATCTAAAAAATGTTATGGCTTTTTAAACTATATTTAGGCAAAcaccactataaataaaaataaaacctaGTTGAGTTGGACCTAGAACCTAGAGGTCAAACTTGATTCATGAAATCGTATAAAGTTGttaatattctcttttttgcatttcaatattatttcctTCATATCAACAAAAGTTGATGTGATCATTGATACTGACATAATGGGCCTCTTCTTATTGGGCCAAATAAATTATCCCGTTTTAAAGTGAGAACAATAATTCCACTCACTGGGCCCAACTTTAAAAATGGGCCTGTTACTATCATATACcttcaaattgattttttagttattccattttatttattaaaaacgATTTTAATTGTTTGGTCGGGTGTTCGGTTGGTAAGATTGTATCTCGGATTAAATTAGCAGTGTGTTTGATTTGTGAAATTTAGTCTTTCAACCCAATTCTAGATGGACACTTAGGTGGCGTGcggttgtcatgactaataatcatgagcctatccatctaggattaagttgtgggattattttagttgaaggggggaggctatgactaattatcatgagactatccatctaggattaagttgtaggGTTCAAttttatgaaccaaacatgatacatatttaatcatgggATTTAATCTTGGCAACCGAACACCTCCttatagaataattaattttaactaaaatagtctcacaattcaatcataaattatattttatattattttatgtaggAAACTGAACACCAGATATATACGAAtaataatacatatttatatcgtaattatgaaaataagaaagaaatgaaaaggaaaacaGGCGAGTAGTCAACATTTTTGCTTCTAGAAGCTAATCCAATATTCAAACTTCGTAGCTCTTCTCTTACTATTCTTCTCTTCTCAATTTCCCTACAAAAATCATTGAAACTTCGCGATTACGATCAAGTAGTTGAATTCTTGGCAATCCGAGCAACTTTTCATCGCATCTGAAGCAGTAATCGATAAACTATGGAAAAAGCGGCGAAGAGCGAAGAACCCGCGATTGGGATTCCGTACAATTATCAGCCGCCATTGCCGCAGCGTTTCTACGTAGAGAATCCACATCAAGCTGGCGCAATTCCTCCAAACGCCATCGTTGGAGACCCCAAAGGAATCCCCCTTCAGCAGACTATCTACCGCGATACCCCTGCTCCCTTCAATTGCCCTTACTGCGGCGGCTCCGGCGTCACCACCGTCAAGTGAGTGAACCGGTTGTCCTCCTTCTATTACTTGTGCATTCTGTGATTGTTTGTTTAGTTATTGCAATTTATGATTATGTGGAAGTATGATGACAGCCCTAATTTCTAGGGTTTATGGATTGGGATGGAATCTTCTAATTAGGTTAGAGATTTGGGGGAAAGTGTGGTTGATTGCTTGATCTTAGATTTACACTTGTTGTTGCGAGAAATCGATAGAAATGTGATAGCCTAATTCATAGGGTTGATGGTTTGGGGTTGAATCTTCTAATTAGTTTTGAGTTTGGGGAAGCTGTGGTTGATGTTGATGGGTTCATCCCAGCTGAACATCAATATACTCCGTGTGTCGATCGGATTATTCGGATCAGGAATGGGAATTCTGTATTGAAGAATCTAGTTGTTGGATCATAGCTTAAGCTTTTGTCCAAACACACCAGTTTCCTAGACCATTTAATTCCCTCCTTGttgaatttatagaaaattaacTAGGAAAAGCAGAATGAAGATGATAGAGTCCAAGTAAGATATGATAGTAATGTTTCCAGATTGGAATGGAATCTTCTGATTAGCTTTGAGCTTGGCAAAACTGTGGTTGATCATAGATTCACAGTGATCGATCACTCTCAGTTGAACATTGATATACATTGTATTGGTTTCCCCCATGGACAGTATCAGGAATGGAAATTCTGTATTGAAGAGTCGTTCGATCAAAGCTTAAGCTTTTGTCGAAACACTCAAGTTTCTTACCATTTAATTCCATATTAAACTTATAGGCAATTAATGAGCACGGGCTGTATGAGCTGAAATAGTGCAAGTAAAATTCGGTATATTCAATGGTGGATGCAAAAATTTGTCTTGGCAGGGGCTATATTTTCTCTAAATATTGAGTTCACAATTTCGAGTCAATATATATTTGCTCTGATGATAAGGGCTTTCCTAACTCCAACAGGTATTCACACAAAATGCCAAAAATTCGACAATGTTATatgaatagaaaaatgaaCTCTTTAGCTTGGTGAATTTCTTTTACCAGAtggcttcttttttttcattttgcttAACTTGACTTGGTTGTAATGCAGGTCTGAACCAAGTTTAGCTGCAGTTGTTGGTTGCATGATGCCTTTTATGCTTGGAGTATGCTTTCTATGCCCTTCAATGGATTGTCTATGGcataaatatcattattgTCCCAGCTGCAACGAGAAGGTTTGATTCGTTATTTTTCTTAACCTATTCCACCAATTTGCCTTATGCCAATTCTTGAGAAATTTTTGCTTTTGCTCATTTGCTAGGTTGCTGATTTTGAGAAATCAGATATCTGTGCTGTGATGGATCCTCCACATTACATACAAGGGAGCTTCGCCTTGCCTGCGTGACGTGATGAGGCCGATACGCTTGCCTGCGTGACGTGATGAGGCCGATACGTATCGCTTTCAACCCTATGCAATTTCTATATACTGTCTacaaactttaaataattGGAAATTTCCAAACATTTATATACATGTGTTAGTGAGAATGTATATGTTTGTAACAAATTGTTGGGTTGAGTCTTGTATATAAACCATCATATCTCAACCCTTGACTATTACCAAAAACTTTTTGGTGCATATTTTGTTTGTAACTTCCCTTCCACCCCTGCATGGAGGAGCATATAGAATCTTAAATCCTATTTCATCCGTCTCTACGTAGTTGAGTTGTATTAGGAGTACTTTTTAGGTTGTTTAACTCTAGCCgagtcatttctttctttGACTAAAAGTaacctattttttctcttattttatcctTTCTTCacctctctactttttttttctttcctactttattctttctttacttaactcacttttaacacaattttcttaaatcacgtGCTGAAAAAAAACACCTTTACTACACAAGGATTGAgatatttctaaatatgagATAATAATTTCAAAGATAATACTTCATatgtcttaaaaaaaatagacaaacttGTAaatgacacggattttaatatgcaatgagtaggaaaaagtaagaaatactactaaatAGGGAAAACGCAgtgaaaatagtgttagtggattgtaggGTTTATATATTCTCAGTGGTGAATAATTagtttaaaactttttatatttagactTGGTCTAATTTTGAAGGACgacttaaaatgataaaattagtcTTTTTAGGACGAGGGAATATATTTCTATGAATTTTGGTTCCTAAAAATTACTCCAGATTCCAAGGAATGATAAACCTAAACTAGCCATTTAACATTGGAGATAAGATGTCAATTTATACGCATTCGGCTCCCTCTAGcccattatattattttcattgcaCTAAACCaatagtttattatttatcttttaattttcatattcttAATGATAATCTAACATAATGTGATatgcatattatttttagaaatattacTAAATACTTCTCGTATTATAAAATCAACTACTTCATTTATTAGTGTTTGATCCTAGAGCTGGCAATTTGtggcacgacacgataacacgacacgaacccgcacgaaattaatgaGTATGCGTCAAAGCTTAACATTTGCTAGTTAAGACTCAAATAAAATGTGCACTGTAATTAATGAAAGTGAATTTGCTTTCATGATGTGTCGATCCCTCCTAATTTCTACTACATTCTCAATCTATCTTGTTTAGCGTTAAGACTTCTTtttatagtaggagtagtactatTCAACAATATCTAGGCcgattgaataaattttactactacaTTTTTGGCTTTTGATGTATAATCCAACCTCAGTAATCTCGAAATCAACCTATATAGTATTGATATCTTATTTAATTAGGGcaaatgagttaaaaaaatcGAGATAAATgaacttattattattattattatcatcattgTAAACGAATCGGGCTCACTAACATTTCGAAACATACTTTAATGCAACAACGAACAATATATCATCACAACAATCAACTATATTTTCATGCAACAATGAATCACACTTCCACACAATAATGAATCACACTTTAGCATACTAATGAATTGTACTTCGCCAACACattgataaattatagtactatatgctTAAATACAACAATGAATGATTATTATGTTAAAGTATTATGCAAAGTACGCCATATTCATGTAAATATATTCAGTTAACATATGCTATATTAGGATTTTGTCAAaatcttcataaaattttatttaatttgattattattaGTCAAAATATTAAGAGAActatatgaaatttaatattaggattttttaaaatcttcataaaaatttatataatttgattataattagtcaaaaaagtaagagaactatatgaaatttaaaattatgagatATTTTAGTATAAAGAAAGTGAGTATATCCTCCCTCCTATATTAGTTGTCACATATTAAATGACCGAATTAATTAAGCCtagttattaaatttaattaagtttgtGCTGACACATATCGTGGTCTCGTCTATCCAAAACGCATATCCAAGGACTAAGATTTtgtcttaattatttattaagaaaaggttaacatttcttaatataATTCTATACATATACATGTTGTGGAAGATGATTTATTCCactaatcaaattataaagttCTTGAACTAATTTATAACACCAACCGTTTATTATTAAAACTGGGAATATACATGGGCTGCCTGCCATTTCTATGCTGTCTTGGCCCATTGTAATAGTAGGTGCATGGTAACTAATCCATGACCACATTTTCTAAAagttgttatttaatagtactatgatAAATacaaatgtttttatttgattaatatgaaaatattgaatgaTAAGTAACTGGATATTCCAGGTTGAagattgtaataaaaaattaataataaagtatgaaaaaataaagttaatttgttttgtaattagttatataattatgaaaaatatttaagcaatatttatactccatactgaaaaattataatatgtttACCCGTAACACAAATTGATTGAATATAGCTTGATTGGTCATTTATAAATGTATAGATTTCAAatcaattgaaatataattaatttatagttatttttaaaaagagtgAAAAAGAAAGGTGAAACCAATTTCAAAGGATTGTAATGCAATTATATCATGTTGTTAACAAATAACAATATCTCCAAAATTAGATCTTAATAGAGTTTTTTGACATTTATAAATCACGATAAGCCATGGCATATCAAcagtacatatataaaaatttaaatagaattCTCTCAGTTCCATAATAGTGGAGTcaaaataagagtgagaaaatgtattatttttattaaaaaataaaaaatatactactaaagTGAATTCGTGcacttt
The genomic region above belongs to Salvia hispanica cultivar TCC Black 2014 chromosome 3, UniMelb_Shisp_WGS_1.0, whole genome shotgun sequence and contains:
- the LOC125211623 gene encoding GSH-induced LITAF domain protein yields the protein MEKAAKSEEPAIGIPYNYQPPLPQRFYVENPHQAGAIPPNAIVGDPKGIPLQQTIYRDTPAPFNCPYCGGSGVTTVKSEPSLAAVVGCMMPFMLGVCFLCPSMDCLWHKYHYCPSCNEKVADFEKSDICAVMDPPHYIQGSFALPA